A region of Simkaniaceae bacterium DNA encodes the following proteins:
- the tpx gene encoding thiol peroxidase — MVKFKGKQIKLVHKIPSVGEKAPDFELVDTELATHRLYETKNKMKILYCVPSLDTQVCYNSSKSLSEIAREHPEMAFFVISCDLPFAMKRHAESLKGVTLLSLARSKQFAHDYGLLIEDSPLEGLLTRALFVLDENNTIIYEELVDEITTEPNFDQLTVHFS, encoded by the coding sequence ATGGTTAAATTTAAAGGCAAACAAATCAAACTCGTCCACAAAATTCCTTCCGTAGGGGAAAAAGCCCCTGACTTTGAACTCGTCGATACCGAGCTTGCCACCCATCGATTATATGAAACTAAAAATAAAATGAAAATTCTTTATTGCGTTCCGAGTCTTGATACTCAGGTTTGCTATAATTCTTCAAAATCCCTTTCTGAAATCGCAAGAGAACATCCTGAAATGGCCTTTTTTGTCATTTCTTGTGATTTACCCTTCGCTATGAAACGCCATGCCGAGTCATTAAAAGGCGTGACGCTTCTCTCTTTAGCTCGTTCAAAACAATTTGCGCATGATTATGGACTTCTCATTGAAGACAGCCCCTTAGAGGGACTCTTAACAAGAGCCCTATTTGTCCTCGATGAAAACAATACGATTATTTATGAAGAGCTTGTTGATGAGATTACAACCGAGCCGAATTTTGATCAGTTAACAGTTCACTTTT
- a CDS encoding ankyrin repeat domain-containing protein — MVSRVSPSDSSEFKESFKDRQELACKAVSCLPIDTWIKIMRLQTVSPLAIPLSQLQRIYNGFSRAVHCLPIGRERLPMVQPRVIDSFLGNPDRIRSCIFERALRYGFPPLPRELDEEASIKQSKLAQEFIKGVFNLVREIKTGKAEGPRYQIEYEQWLLDPTQTLLPGIIESRGTEALTKAIGLGYTLVAKRLLDSGVSIDEADKESLTALMYAAAEGHLEGVEFLLGKGAEIDRANKPGWTALMYAAAGGYLGVVELLLGKGAEIDKADEEGRTALMDAACRGHLEVVEFLLGKGAEIDRANKPGWTALMYAAAGGYLGVVELLLGKGAEIDKANEEGRTALMEAARRGHLEVVEFLLGKGAEIDKADKWGWTALIDAACRGHLEVVEFLLGKGAEIDKANKWGSTTALMVAARGGHLEVVEFLLGKGAEIDKADKVGQTALMEAAAGGYLGVVELLLGKGAEIDKANQRGSTALMVAAAEGHLEVVEFLLGKGASIDDKTALILDSQKIKI, encoded by the coding sequence ATGGTTTCTAGAGTATCACCTAGTGATAGTTCTGAATTTAAAGAGAGTTTTAAAGATAGACAGGAGCTTGCTTGCAAAGCCGTCTCTTGTTTACCAATTGATACATGGATAAAAATAATGAGACTTCAAACAGTTTCTCCTCTAGCTATTCCCTTGTCTCAATTACAAAGAATTTATAATGGCTTTTCCCGAGCTGTGCATTGTTTGCCCATCGGCAGAGAACGCCTTCCAATGGTGCAACCGAGAGTTATTGATTCTTTTTTAGGAAACCCTGATAGGATTCGATCTTGTATTTTTGAAAGGGCACTACGGTATGGATTTCCGCCGCTGCCTCGTGAGTTAGATGAAGAGGCTTCGATAAAGCAGTCAAAATTAGCGCAGGAATTTATCAAAGGAGTATTTAATTTAGTTCGAGAAATTAAAACAGGTAAAGCCGAAGGGCCTCGATATCAAATTGAATATGAGCAGTGGCTATTAGATCCTACTCAAACACTACTACCCGGTATCATCGAATCGCGTGGAACTGAAGCATTAACCAAAGCTATAGGTTTAGGGTATACCCTAGTTGCTAAAAGGCTCTTAGACTCAGGTGTCTCAATCGATGAGGCTGATAAAGAGAGCTTGACAGCTTTGATGTATGCTGCTGCCGAAGGACATCTAGAGGGTGTAGAGTTTCTTTTAGGCAAAGGCGCAGAAATCGATAGGGCTAATAAACCGGGATGGACTGCTTTGATGTATGCTGCTGCCGGAGGATATCTAGGAGTTGTAGAGCTTCTTTTAGGCAAAGGCGCAGAAATCGATAAGGCTGATGAAGAGGGACGGACAGCTTTGATGGATGCTGCTTGCAGAGGACATTTAGAAGTTGTAGAGTTTCTTTTAGGTAAAGGCGCAGAAATCGATAGGGCTAATAAACCGGGATGGACTGCTTTGATGTATGCTGCTGCCGGAGGATATCTAGGAGTTGTAGAGCTTCTTTTAGGCAAAGGCGCAGAAATCGATAAGGCTAATGAAGAGGGACGGACAGCTTTGATGGAAGCTGCTCGCAGAGGACATTTAGAAGTTGTAGAGTTTCTTTTAGGTAAAGGCGCAGAAATCGATAAGGCTGATAAATGGGGATGGACTGCTTTGATAGATGCTGCTTGCAGAGGACATTTAGAAGTTGTAGAGTTTCTTTTGGGTAAAGGCGCAGAAATCGATAAGGCTAATAAATGGGGATCGACAACAGCTTTGATGGTAGCTGCTCGCGGAGGACATTTAGAGGTTGTAGAGTTTCTTTTAGGCAAAGGCGCAGAAATCGATAAGGCTGATAAAGTGGGACAGACAGCTTTGATGGAAGCTGCTGCCGGAGGATATCTAGGAGTTGTAGAGCTTCTTTTAGGCAAAGGCGCAGAAATCGATAAGGCTAATCAACGGGGATCGACAGCTTTGATGGTAGCTGCTGCCGAAGGACATTTAGAGGTTGTAGAGTTTCTTTTAGGCAAAGGCGCATCAATCGATGATAAGACAGCTTTGATACTAGATAGTCAGAAGATCAAAATTTGA
- a CDS encoding MC/SLC25 family protein, producing MSHFLMLGLPLDSSTHREQVTPPLSGHETKPTDPSKCKLTSLGHFVNGVLANTTSVLLMQPGFTLKTFMMCGKGLPPIRSLYNGTAVNVISGGPAEGIAFLAHFVACSFFRNNSKSGELSDGGNLAASIIGGALGALAIAPCERVMIQQQLNPGSILQVMRPIINKEGLARAIFRGVSPTAFRDAGCNCAVFGLNDMAVRELRPFISNKEQRELIASVSVGFIVGALTTPFDLLKTDMQASIGKKTSMLQTARKIYAKEGLRAFSKGAVSRALLVAGLVYGITKSKEIAPPYFPQNFYESNR from the coding sequence ATGTCTCATTTTCTAATGCTAGGGCTGCCGTTAGACAGCTCAACTCATCGTGAACAAGTCACACCGCCTTTAAGTGGTCATGAAACTAAACCTACCGATCCCTCCAAATGCAAGTTGACGAGTCTTGGACATTTTGTGAATGGCGTTTTGGCAAATACAACTTCTGTTTTACTCATGCAGCCCGGATTTACTCTAAAGACATTTATGATGTGCGGGAAAGGTCTTCCACCTATCCGCAGCCTATATAATGGGACAGCAGTCAATGTTATCAGTGGAGGGCCGGCTGAAGGAATTGCTTTTTTAGCCCACTTCGTAGCCTGTTCATTCTTTAGAAATAATAGTAAATCAGGAGAGCTTTCAGATGGCGGGAATCTTGCAGCAAGCATAATAGGTGGTGCTTTGGGAGCATTAGCGATAGCTCCTTGCGAAAGGGTTATGATTCAGCAGCAATTAAATCCCGGCTCCATATTACAAGTCATGCGTCCTATTATTAATAAAGAGGGTTTAGCGAGAGCTATTTTTAGAGGTGTATCCCCTACGGCTTTTCGCGATGCAGGTTGTAACTGTGCCGTATTTGGATTAAATGATATGGCAGTAAGAGAATTACGCCCTTTTATTTCAAATAAAGAACAAAGAGAACTCATAGCAAGTGTCAGCGTCGGTTTTATAGTTGGGGCTTTAACTACTCCATTTGATCTATTAAAAACAGATATGCAAGCATCCATAGGTAAAAAAACTTCCATGTTGCAAACAGCAAGAAAAATTTATGCAAAAGAAGGACTCAGAGCTTTTTCTAAAGGAGCCGTCTCGCGGGCACTTCTAGTTGCCGGCCTTGTTTATGGAATCACGAAATCCAAGGAAATCGCGCCACCTTATTTTCCTCAAAATTTTTATGAATCAAATAGATAG